The following are encoded in a window of Pseudomonadota bacterium genomic DNA:
- a CDS encoding PilZ domain-containing protein, whose translation MSEGTAYLNATRPAQQAREMLGQALGRIQDIGNPGLDVGDVSASIAKAVGALFAVQSSQPSDPDHATGVCTAMGFLRTTLEQMQEIGGEDPALTDATKTIAKTLALLYPISRVQERQSLLPGAPAATTHGEVPPDPRRSVQRFSIDTEIGFQSESNFYTGFTEDISEGGLFLASYDCRPVGSLLYISFTLPDGELVSAEGMVRWIREYNRTTPDLMPGMGVQFTSLAEAHRDGINRFLTQREPMFYEA comes from the coding sequence ATGAGCGAGGGAACAGCCTACCTGAACGCGACGCGCCCTGCGCAGCAGGCGCGCGAGATGCTCGGCCAGGCGCTGGGCCGGATCCAGGACATCGGCAACCCGGGGCTCGACGTGGGTGACGTATCCGCGTCCATCGCCAAGGCGGTGGGTGCCCTGTTCGCCGTCCAGTCGTCGCAGCCCAGCGATCCCGATCACGCGACGGGCGTGTGCACGGCCATGGGCTTCCTGCGCACCACGCTCGAGCAGATGCAGGAGATCGGCGGAGAAGATCCGGCCTTGACCGACGCCACGAAGACGATCGCCAAGACTCTCGCGCTCCTCTACCCGATCTCCAGGGTCCAGGAGCGTCAATCGCTCCTGCCGGGCGCTCCCGCGGCGACGACCCATGGAGAGGTCCCGCCCGACCCCCGACGCAGCGTGCAGAGGTTCTCCATCGACACGGAGATCGGCTTCCAGTCGGAGTCCAACTTCTACACGGGCTTCACGGAGGACATCTCCGAAGGGGGCCTTTTCCTCGCCTCTTACGACTGCCGCCCGGTGGGCTCGCTGTTGTACATCAGCTTCACGCTCCCGGACGGCGAGCTGGTTTCCGCCGAGGGGATGGTGAGGTGGATCCGCGAGTACAATCGGACGACACCGGACTTGATGCCCGGCATGGGCGTGCAGTTCACCTCGCTCGCCGAAGCGCACCGCGACGGGATCAACCGCTTCCTGACCCAGCGCGAGCCAATGTTCTACGAGGCGTAG
- a CDS encoding SEC-C domain-containing protein — translation MQTISLSIVPWRDRAVKRVIEFTEEQTLHDVHLAIQHALDLDNAHLYAFFLNNRAHDPTFEFGHIDSGARHRADESRLGAIDLVVKKRFVYVFDFGDELRHDVQVVGFGRAEAGVEYPRIIESIGAPPPQYPEIEDDEADGDEDWYESDGLDDDGEDEDVDGTDAEVETTEVDRPQPDEPPLRPELEPLASRIGELLENEDDGRFMFHPRRFRKVGAPERMENERLLALDILSAAARDESALDDLSDATDFDVSFWLTELPIDLSKLGKYEEAVDLAARGVDALDSNALRCSLPALLAGAGRHGEAMRLSAERLAEDPHHPQTLFADGVVSLLAGDETRAVSQLREALYWSGTDWDIRDTIAEDLAAVLRTGGRVEDAEQLADEERLFRRDTENRKRKRRGLPPLSEMREGPKIGRNDPCPCGSGRKYKKCCLGKSAP, via the coding sequence ATGCAGACGATATCCCTGAGCATCGTCCCCTGGCGCGACCGCGCCGTGAAACGCGTGATCGAGTTCACCGAGGAGCAGACCCTCCACGACGTGCACCTCGCGATCCAGCACGCGCTCGACCTGGACAACGCCCACCTGTACGCGTTCTTCCTGAACAACCGGGCGCACGACCCGACGTTCGAGTTCGGCCACATCGACTCCGGCGCGCGGCACCGCGCCGACGAATCCCGGCTCGGCGCCATCGACCTCGTTGTGAAGAAGCGATTCGTGTACGTGTTCGATTTCGGGGACGAGCTGCGCCACGACGTGCAGGTCGTCGGGTTCGGTCGGGCCGAGGCGGGTGTCGAGTACCCACGCATCATCGAGTCGATCGGCGCGCCGCCGCCCCAGTACCCGGAGATCGAGGACGACGAGGCGGATGGCGACGAAGACTGGTACGAAAGCGATGGCCTAGACGACGACGGGGAAGACGAGGATGTGGACGGCACCGACGCCGAGGTCGAGACCACCGAGGTCGATCGACCGCAGCCGGATGAGCCGCCCCTTCGACCCGAGCTCGAGCCGCTCGCTTCCCGGATAGGGGAGCTGCTGGAGAACGAGGACGATGGGCGGTTCATGTTCCATCCCCGGCGATTCCGGAAAGTCGGCGCACCCGAGCGCATGGAGAACGAGCGCCTCCTCGCCCTGGACATCCTCTCGGCGGCAGCGCGCGACGAGAGCGCGCTCGACGATCTCTCCGACGCGACCGACTTCGACGTCTCGTTCTGGCTCACCGAGCTGCCGATCGATCTTTCGAAGCTGGGGAAGTACGAGGAAGCCGTCGATCTCGCCGCCCGAGGGGTCGACGCCCTCGACAGCAACGCGTTGCGCTGTTCGCTCCCCGCCCTGCTCGCCGGCGCGGGCCGACACGGAGAGGCGATGCGGCTCTCGGCGGAACGCCTGGCGGAGGATCCGCATCACCCGCAGACGCTCTTCGCAGACGGGGTCGTGTCCCTGCTCGCCGGCGACGAAACGCGAGCGGTGAGCCAGCTGCGCGAGGCGCTCTACTGGTCCGGAACGGATTGGGACATACGCGACACGATCGCGGAGGATCTCGCGGCGGTGCTGCGCACCGGAGGCCGGGTCGAGGACGCGGAGCAACTCGCTGACGAGGAGCGGCTGTTCCGCCGCGACACCGAGAACCGGAAGAGGAAACGCCGCGGGCTGCCGCCGCTCTCCGAGATGCGCGAGGGGCCGAAGATCGGAAGGAACGATCCGTGCCCGTGCGGCTCCGGCAGGAAGTACAAGAAGTGCTGCCTCGGAAAGAGCGCGCCATGA
- a CDS encoding PilZ domain-containing protein yields MSTERRRHQRYSIMAHVRVTRGTVNYVLDVTNISLSGAFVSTLGLPHTAAFRAGQSIELNIFLSESTENVRVFGRIVRTVERDDPPASGFGVEFTDVDDTARLGISLLVELARTSEAPSPPPLPTSKLGR; encoded by the coding sequence ATGAGCACCGAGCGCCGCAGGCACCAGCGCTACAGCATCATGGCCCACGTCCGCGTGACGCGCGGCACGGTCAACTACGTGCTGGACGTCACGAACATCAGCCTCTCGGGCGCGTTCGTCTCCACGCTCGGGCTGCCCCACACGGCCGCCTTCCGCGCCGGACAGTCGATAGAGCTGAACATCTTCCTCAGTGAATCGACGGAGAACGTCCGCGTTTTCGGCCGCATCGTCCGCACGGTGGAGCGCGACGATCCGCCGGCGAGCGGTTTCGGCGTGGAGTTCACCGACGTGGATGACACGGCCCGGCTCGGCATCTCCCTCCTCGTCGAGCTGGCGCGCACCTCCGAGGCACCCAGCCCGCCGCCGCTGCCGACCTCGAAGCTCGGCCGCTGA